From Helicoverpa zea isolate HzStark_Cry1AcR chromosome 23, ilHelZeax1.1, whole genome shotgun sequence, one genomic window encodes:
- the LOC124641695 gene encoding uncharacterized protein LOC124641695, translated as MKTCAACNVQFNDGVQCGGCKQHLDFGCANISEAGWRRLGANRMAQWKCPTCRMSSPAVPAPEPASLETILSEIRDMKRQLLSLPTLVDDIRVIKDELAELKITCEGTSGRLDEFDTRLAEVELKASELGKLQETVNCLQADLARSKYELATYEQRSRLNNVEIKGVPVRKDENLFSIIEAIGQKVNYTCPKSQVNYISRVPIFNSNEKLIIVSFLNRYVKEDFIAAARAVKDLSTSHIGFQGSSQRIYVNDHLSIEYKKLLSKVKIMAKEKYYEFVWVKHGKIHILKNTNSKVVIIRKESDLNKIV; from the coding sequence ATGAAAACGTGCGCAGCTTGCAACGTACAATTTAACGATGGAGTCCAGTGTGGTGGCTGCAAGCAACATCTGGATTTTGGATGTGCCAATATTTCGGAAGCTGGTTGGCGAAGGCTTGGTGCCAACAGAATGGCTCAATGGAAGTGCCCCACTTGTCGAATGTCATCACCAGCTGTGCCTGCTCCCGAACCAGCGTCTCTCGAAACTATATTGTCCGAAATTCGCGACATGAAACGCCAACTACTTAGTTTGCCGACTTTGGTAGATGATATCCGGGTTATCAAGGATGAGTTAGCTGAGCTAAAAATTACATGTGAAGGCACGAGTGGTAGACTTGATGAGTTTGACACCCGACTTGCGGAGGTGGAACTCAAAGCATCAGAACTTGGCAAGCTTCAGGAAACTGTCAATTGTTTGCAGGCGGACTTGGCGAGGTCTAAGTATGAACTCGCAACCTATGAACAGCGATCCCGGCTTAATAATGTGGAAATTAAGGGAGTTCCTGTAAGAAAGGATGAAAATCTTTTCTCCATTATTGAAGCTATCGGCCAGAAGGTTAATTACACCTGCCCCAAATCCCAGGTGAACTATATTTCGAGAGTACCTATATTCAACTCCAacgaaaaattaattattgtgagtTTCTTAAACCGGTACGTGAAAGAAGACTTTATAGCAGCTGCTCGTGCCGTCAAGGACCTTTCGACATCCCATATTGGATTCCAGGGCTCATCTCAGCGTATTTATGTGAATGATCACCTGAGCATTGAGTACAAGAAGCTATTAAGTAAAGTCAAGATCATGGCCAAAGAGAAATATTATGAGTTCGTATGGGTAAAGCACGGGAAAATCcatatattaaaaaacactaattcTAAAGTTGTTATTATTCGAAAAGAATCAGATTTAAACAAGATTGTATAA